The Cytophagia bacterium CHB2 genome segment CGCGGGAGGTGGCCGGAATGTCATAGCGCTGCATCACCGGCTGCGTGCAGTGATGGCCGGTGCGAATGGCAATGCCATCGCGGTCCAAAATCGTTCCAACGTCGTGCGGATGAATGCCGTCAAGCACGAACGATACCACACTCGCCTTGTCCTTCGCCGTGCCGATAAGGCGGAGAGGCTTGAGGGTGGATAAGGCCTCGGTGGCGTAATTGAGCAAATCATGCTCATGCGCGTCGATGGCCTCGTATCCCAAATCGCTGATATATTCCAGGGCGCGCGCCAAGCCCACCGCGCCGGCAATATCCGGCGTGCCGGCTTCGAAGCGATAGGGCAAATCATTGAAGGTGGTTTGCTCGAAGGTGACGGATTTGATCATATCGCCGCCGCCTTGATACGGCGCCATTTTCTCCAACCACGCTTCTTTGCCGTAGAGCACGCCAATGCCGGTCGGGCCAAACGCCTTATGGCCGGAAAACGCATAAAAATCGCAATCCAACTCGCGCACATCCACGCGCATGTGCGGCAGGGCCTGTGCGCCGTCCACCAGTACCGGCACACCCAACTCATGCGCCAGCGCGATAAGTTTTTTAATGGGATTGATCGTGCCGAGAGAGTTGGAAACATGCACAACCGCGACGAGCTTGGTTTTGCGATTCAACAATTTGACAGCTTCTTCCCAAATCCATTCACCGGCATCGTTGATGGGAATCACGCGCAACTTGGCGCCGGTTTCTTCGCACAGCAATTGCCACGGCACAATATTCGAGTGATGCTCCATCGCCGAGATGACGATCTCGTCGCCGGCTTTGATATGCTTGCGGCCGTAGCTGTGCGCAACGAGGTTGATGCCTTCCGTGGTGCCGCGCACAAAAATAATTTCCTTAACCGAGCCCGCGTTAATATGTCGGCGCACGACTTCACGGCTGCCCTCGTAAGCATTGGTGGCAGCTTCACTCA includes the following:
- a CDS encoding cysteine desulfurase: MQKLPQNFNVEKIRRDFPILQRLVRGKPLVYLDNAATSQKPQAVLDALAHYYEAENANVHRGVHYLSEAATNAYEGSREVVRRHINAGSVKEIIFVRGTTEGINLVAHSYGRKHIKAGDEIVISAMEHHSNIVPWQLLCEETGAKLRVIPINDAGEWIWEEAVKLLNRKTKLVAVVHVSNSLGTINPIKKLIALAHELGVPVLVDGAQALPHMRVDVRELDCDFYAFSGHKAFGPTGIGVLYGKEAWLEKMAPYQGGGDMIKSVTFEQTTFNDLPYRFEAGTPDIAGAVGLARALEYISDLGYEAIDAHEHDLLNYATEALSTLKPLRLIGTAKDKASVVSFVLDGIHPHDVGTILDRDGIAIRTGHHCTQPVMQRYDIPATSRASFAFYNTRAEIDALVKGVEYVLKIMA